From one Anabas testudineus chromosome 21, fAnaTes1.2, whole genome shotgun sequence genomic stretch:
- the nfe2l2a gene encoding nuclear factor erythroid 2-related factor 2a — protein MEMEVVHSSQQDMDLIDILWKQDIDLGARREVFDYNHRQKENELQRQREMEEEKRLHLLREQEKALLAQLQLDEETGEYIPCPPPSAPLQSAVTPLEVTQNVRFTEENGDSMSFDECLQLLAETFPVEETENTSVSSSSNNIMMSPEQPALPSASLSLPPPQRMSPDLEQAWMELLSLPELQQCLNMQMEETLEKTTYPVSSSPEVPNPNFTFHPVTSLSDAETNTVNVCPAEFMNTFDGSVNNTVPPDNLSQVDVKASQLNANFAAEGFCDIFYPNTILEESSGQQGLEENESDTTSVISDITNKPSFTTMDLYSLSPGDAFDRDKHNMTDEMPDSDSGISTNTSPNGCSPGKSVYEDGPFGYSDSEMEEMDHNPGSPGSEYSEMFSLNFQPDDLQTAISVSALIGQPAQLQEKKPKQHKIDPAEESGHKNAPFTKDKRKKFSDVRLSRDEAKAKSLKIPFTVDMIINLPVDDFNEMMSKHQLNEAQLALVRDIRRRGKNKVAAQNCRKRKMENIVGLESELDTLKDEKERLLSEKNQNTTNLREMKKQLNSLYLEVFGMLRDEKGNSYSPSDYSLQQSTDGTIFLVPRIKKTLKRGGNRASPL, from the exons ATGGAAATGGAGGTGGTGCATTCCAGTCAACAG GACATGGACCTGATTGACATCCTGTGGAAGCAGGACATCGATCTTGGAGCCAGGCGAGAGGTGTTTGACTACAACCACCGCCAGAAAGAGAATGAGCTGCAGAGGCAGcgggagatggaggaggagaagaggctGCATCTTCTCCGGGAGCAGGAGAAGGCCCTGCTGGCACAGCTACAGCTCGATGAGGAAACAGGAGAGTACATACCCTGCCCACCACCGAGCGCCCCACTGCAATCGGCCGTCACACCTCTAGAGGTTACACAG AATGTCCGCTTCACAGAAGAGAATGGTGACTCCATGTCATTTGATGAATGTCTGCAGCTACTGGCAGAGACCTTTCCTGTAGAGGAAACTGAG AACACTTCAGTAtctagcagcagcaacaacatcatGATGTCCCCTGAGCAGCCAGCTCTGCCATCGGCCAGCCTCTCACTGCCACCACCACAGAGAATGTCCCCAGATTTGGAGCAGGCTTGGATGGAGCTTTTGTCCCTTCCTGAGCTGCAG cAATGCCTCAACATGCAAATGGAGGAAACACTCGAGAAAACAACATATCCTGTCTCAAGCAGCCCAGAAGTACCGAATCCAAACTTCACATTTCACCCTGTGACCAGTCTCTcagatgcagaaacaaacactgtaaatgtttgtccTGCAGAGTTTATGAATACGTTCGATGGCTCTGTTAACAACACAGTTCCACCAGACAATCTCAGCCAAGTGGATGTGAAAGCTTCTCAGTTAAATGCTAACTTTGCTGCAGAAGGGTTCTGTGACATCTTTTACCCCAACACCATCCTCGAAGAGAGCAGTGGTCAGCAGGGCctagaagaaaatgaaagtgacacCACATCTGTCATATCTGATATCACAAACAAGCCCTCCTTCACAACAATGGACCTTTACAGCCTCTCACCGGGAGACGCATttgacagagacaaacacaatatgACGGATGAAATGCCAGACTCCGATTCAGGAATCTCCACTAACACAAGTCCAAATGGTTGTTCACCTGGGAAATCTGTATATGAAGATGGGCCCTTTGGCTACAGTGATTCAGAAATGGAGGAGATGGACCACAACCCTGGAAGTCCAGGGTCTGAATACTCAGAAATGTTCTCACTAAATTTCCAACCTGACGATTTACAGACAGCCATTTCTGTATCTGCACTAATAGGGCAGCCAGCgcagctgcaggagaagaaaCCCAAACAGCACAAGATAGACCCAGCTGAAGAGAGTGGACACAAAAATGCTCCTTTCACCAAAGACAAGCGGAAGAAATTCTCTGATGTGCGTCTCTCCAGAGACGAAGCAAAGGCTAAATCTCTCAAAATCCCCTTCACCGTTGACATGATTATCAATCTTCCTGTTGACGACTTTAATGAGATGATGTCTAAGCATCAACTGAATGAGGCCCAGCTGGCCCTGGTCCGAGACATACGTCGCCGTGGCAAGAACAAGGTAGCTGCTCAGAACTGCCGCAAACGCAAGATGGAGAACATAGTGGGTCTGGAGAGTGAGCTGGACACACTGAAAGATGAGAAGGAGCGTCTGCTGAGTGAGAAGAACCAGAACACCACAAACCTGAGAGAAATgaagaagcagctgaacagTTTATACCTGGAGGTCTTTGGCATGTTGAGAGATGAGAAAGGAAATTCCTACTCCCCGTCTGACTACTCCCTCCAGCAGTCAACTGACGGCACTATCTTCCTTGTCCCACGCATCAAAAAGACTCTCAAGAGAGGAGGCAACCGTGCATCTCCTTTGTAA
- the hnrnpa3 gene encoding heterogeneous nuclear ribonucleoprotein A3 isoform X1, producing MENREAKEPEQLRKLFIGGLSFETTEESLRAHFEQWGTLTDCVVMRDPNSKRSRGFGFVTYSSVREVDDAMKARPHKVDGRVVEPKRAVSREDSNKPGAHLTVKKIFVGGIKEDTEEYHIREYFEKYGKIECIDIMEERSTGKKRGFCFVSFDDHDTVDKIVAQKFHTINFHNCEVRKALSKQEMSAISSNRGRSGGSGNFMGRGSNFGGGGNFGRGGYGGGRGGYGDDFDNGPGGNYGGGPGYGGGRGGYGGGGPGYGNQGGGFGGSCDGGYGGNDGGYGGGGNYNDFGNYGGQQSNYGPMKGNNFGGRNSGGPYGGGYGSGGGGGGGYGSRRY from the exons ATGGAG AATCGTGAAGCTAAAGAACCAGAGCAGCTCAGAAAGCTGTTTATTGGAGGTCTGAGCTTTGAAACCACCGAGGAGAGTTTACGGGCCCATTTTGAACAATGGGGAACCCTCACGGATTGtgtg GTGATGCGGGACCCCAACAGCAAGCGATCAAGGGGATTTGGCTTTGTAACATACTCCTCTGTACGGGAAGTGGATGATGCTATGAAAGCAAGGCCTCATAAAGTGGATGGCCGAGTGGTCGAACCCAAGAGGGCTGTGTCTAGAGag GACTCCAATAAACCAGGTGCCCATCTGACTGTAAAGAAGATCTTTGTTGGTGGAATCAAAGAGGACACTGAGGAGTACCACATTCGGGAGTATTTTGAGAAGTATGGAAAAATCGAATGCATTGACATCATGGAGGAACGCTCCACTGGGAAGAAGagaggattttgttttgtttcctttgatGACCATGACACTGTTGATAAAATTGTTG CCCAGAAATTCCACACAATCAACTTCCACAATTGTGAGGTCAGGAAAGCTCTttcaaaacaggaaatgagtgCTATATCGAGTAACAGGG GCAGGAGTGGAGGATCTGGAAACTTTATGGGCAGAGGGAGTAATTTTGGAGGTGGTGGCAACTTTGGCCGAG gtgGTTATGGTGGAGGACGAGGTGGTTATGGAGATGATTTTGACAATG GTCCAGGAGGCAATTATGGTGGAGGGCCAGGTTATGGAGGAGGCAGGGGGGGCTATGGAGGTGGTGGCCCTGGGTATGGCAACCAGGGAGGTGGATTTGGTGGCAGCTGCGATGGAGGTTATGGAGGTAATGATGGAG GTTACGGAGGAGGTGGAAATTACAATGACTTTGGAAATTATGGTGGACAGCAGTCAAACTATGGTCCCATGAAGGGAAACAACTTTGGTGGCAGAAATTCAGGTGGACCCTATGGCG GTGGTTACGGCTCTGGAGGTGGCGGCGGGGGTGGCTACGGCTCACGGCGATATTAA
- the hnrnpa3 gene encoding heterogeneous nuclear ribonucleoprotein A3 isoform X2 has translation MENREAKEPEQLRKLFIGGLSFETTEESLRAHFEQWGTLTDCVVMRDPNSKRSRGFGFVTYSSVREVDDAMKARPHKVDGRVVEPKRAVSREDSNKPGAHLTVKKIFVGGIKEDTEEYHIREYFEKYGKIECIDIMEERSTGKKRGFCFVSFDDHDTVDKIVAQKFHTINFHNCEVRKALSKQEMSAISSNRGRSGGSGNFMGRGSNFGGGGNFGRGGYGGGRGGYGDDFDNGPGGNYGGGPGYGGGRGGYGGGGPGYGNQGGGFGGSCDGGYGGYGGGGNYNDFGNYGGQQSNYGPMKGNNFGGRNSGGPYGGGYGSGGGGGGGYGSRRY, from the exons ATGGAG AATCGTGAAGCTAAAGAACCAGAGCAGCTCAGAAAGCTGTTTATTGGAGGTCTGAGCTTTGAAACCACCGAGGAGAGTTTACGGGCCCATTTTGAACAATGGGGAACCCTCACGGATTGtgtg GTGATGCGGGACCCCAACAGCAAGCGATCAAGGGGATTTGGCTTTGTAACATACTCCTCTGTACGGGAAGTGGATGATGCTATGAAAGCAAGGCCTCATAAAGTGGATGGCCGAGTGGTCGAACCCAAGAGGGCTGTGTCTAGAGag GACTCCAATAAACCAGGTGCCCATCTGACTGTAAAGAAGATCTTTGTTGGTGGAATCAAAGAGGACACTGAGGAGTACCACATTCGGGAGTATTTTGAGAAGTATGGAAAAATCGAATGCATTGACATCATGGAGGAACGCTCCACTGGGAAGAAGagaggattttgttttgtttcctttgatGACCATGACACTGTTGATAAAATTGTTG CCCAGAAATTCCACACAATCAACTTCCACAATTGTGAGGTCAGGAAAGCTCTttcaaaacaggaaatgagtgCTATATCGAGTAACAGGG GCAGGAGTGGAGGATCTGGAAACTTTATGGGCAGAGGGAGTAATTTTGGAGGTGGTGGCAACTTTGGCCGAG gtgGTTATGGTGGAGGACGAGGTGGTTATGGAGATGATTTTGACAATG GTCCAGGAGGCAATTATGGTGGAGGGCCAGGTTATGGAGGAGGCAGGGGGGGCTATGGAGGTGGTGGCCCTGGGTATGGCAACCAGGGAGGTGGATTTGGTGGCAGCTGCGATGGAGGTTATGGAG GTTACGGAGGAGGTGGAAATTACAATGACTTTGGAAATTATGGTGGACAGCAGTCAAACTATGGTCCCATGAAGGGAAACAACTTTGGTGGCAGAAATTCAGGTGGACCCTATGGCG GTGGTTACGGCTCTGGAGGTGGCGGCGGGGGTGGCTACGGCTCACGGCGATATTAA